In Moorena sp. SIOASIH, the following proteins share a genomic window:
- a CDS encoding ATP-binding sensor histidine kinase, whose product MMMLSLPKSQIKLLEELEAGVSTVVYRGHDQQQQRPVIVKVINSDYPSLEEISSLRQEYAISQAIDCEGIVKSYGLENYNNGLALILEDFGGQSLKQFINSHPMAIKEFLRIAISLVETLDELHNVPIVHKDINPSNIIINPETGQVKITDLGIASRLSLENPTTRNPNWLEGTLAYISPEQTGRMNRSIDYRSDFYSLGATFYEILTDRVPFITSDPMELIHHHLAQYPVPPHQLNPEISEVVSLIVMKLLSKNAEDRYQSAAGLKVDLESCLYQLQTTGKIETFTPGTYDIGSRLLIPQKLYGREGEVATLMEAFERVSVGATELMLVSGYSGIGKTSVVNEVHKPIVKARGYFIGGKFDQFKRNSPYAALLEAFRGLIRQLLTEPAQTLGIWKENLVNALGTNGKVIIDVIPEVELIIGKQPEVPQLGPSESQNRFLRVFQQFIGVFAQPQHPLVLFLDDLQWADLASLRLLQTLMTNCDRNYLLIIGAYRDNEVSPTHPLIQTIEKIQETDSVIDQITIEPLQKQYVQQLVADTLNDTQGENQTKPLAELLFHKTQGNPFFLTQLLKTLYSENLLSYDVSSGSWQWDIDEIQAIGITDYNVVELIARSIGKLQQTTQQVLKLAACLGNQFNLDMLAIVNEDSTIITAAQLWEALQIGLILPLSDTYKIPLLFGQEESADFGLSDVKVNYKFLHDRVQQAAYSLIPESDKQATHLKIGKLLLNHTTPEAREENIFALVNQLNFGTDLLTAQWEKDELAQLNLTAGQKAKAAAAYASALKYLNVGLGLLAADTWADNYDFTLAFYLEVVEAEYLNSNFEQSNLLAGVALAQAKTQLDQVKVYELKIHSYIAQNQMQVALDTGLEVLEMLGIQLEQDPPKDLISEDLADLPEMTDLTKLGAMGILKSVGNPAFIANPALYPLIIFTQINLCINHGNSHLSTNTYIAYAIILCEFMGDIDGGYKFGQLSFMLLEQFHAKEFKCIVLDVFNGHIRHWKEHLKETLNPLLEAFNSGLETGNLEYAGYAALNYCSNLFFVGDDLDVAAQKYGQYLGWLQKMKLDYHVIYGKIGKQLTLNLLGRSDDTCQLIGEGFNELEMLPILIEQNNGTSLFYLYLAKSILFYWFKEPKQAVAQARAAEQYAQSVAGLILVAEHNFYYSLALLAHYPHVEQQEQGEYLTQVAANQETMKTWAYHAPSNFKHKYELVEAEKARVLGQHWQAMEIYDQGIEGAADQEYIQEEALANELAAEFYLSCGKRKIAQAYLTDAYYGYSRWGAVAKVRDLESRYPQLLSKITAQPTTTVPVDSITNSTITLSLTALDLSDVIKASQALSEEIIFDKLLDKLMQILLTNAGAKKGFIILSKEGKFIIEAAGSVVNDGVTLRQSIPVTITQQLPRSVINYVAITKENLILNNLVNDSTFAEDIYIIKHQPESAVCLPLLRKNHLIGMVYLENNIISGNFTNEHVEVLNILCSQAAISLENATLYQTLHEVQVRERLEKQIRKSLEREKELTELKSRFISMTSHEFRTPLTTIMGVTEIFKYYSQNWNEDKKQSYLDRIQANVKHMLHMLDDVLVVNKANAGKLKFNPAPLNLLKFCRDLVEEIELGLDTKQTICFSIQGECPEASFDEQLLRHILRNLLSNATKYSPNDSTINFDLICQEEEVIFKIKDQGIGIPEEDQKQLFESFHRCNNVGNIPGTGLGLAIVKQSVEVHGGQITVNSEVGIGTTFTVTIPLYSPAVPEQVQTPRALCQLAVGS is encoded by the coding sequence ATGATGATGTTAAGTTTACCAAAATCTCAAATTAAACTTCTAGAAGAACTAGAAGCTGGTGTTAGTACAGTTGTTTATCGCGGCCATGACCAGCAACAGCAAAGACCAGTTATTGTTAAAGTTATCAATTCGGACTATCCTTCCCTTGAAGAGATTAGCAGTTTACGACAAGAATATGCAATCTCCCAAGCTATTGATTGTGAAGGCATTGTCAAATCCTACGGTCTGGAAAACTATAATAATGGGTTGGCGTTGATATTAGAAGATTTTGGGGGTCAATCCCTGAAGCAGTTTATCAACTCTCACCCCATGGCTATCAAGGAGTTTCTGCGGATAGCTATTTCTCTAGTAGAAACCTTGGATGAGCTGCACAATGTCCCGATTGTTCATAAAGATATTAACCCCTCTAATATCATCATCAATCCGGAAACAGGACAAGTTAAAATCACTGACTTGGGCATTGCCTCGCGCCTGTCTCTAGAGAATCCCACCACTAGGAATCCTAATTGGCTGGAAGGGACTCTTGCCTATATTTCACCGGAGCAAACCGGGAGGATGAACCGCTCCATTGACTACCGCAGCGACTTCTATTCCTTAGGTGCCACCTTCTACGAAATCCTAACGGATCGGGTACCCTTTATCACCAGCGATCCCATGGAATTGATTCACCATCATCTGGCTCAATATCCTGTCCCTCCTCATCAGCTTAATCCAGAAATTAGTGAAGTAGTTTCATTGATTGTGATGAAACTCTTAAGCAAAAATGCTGAAGACCGATACCAAAGTGCTGCTGGACTAAAGGTTGACCTAGAAAGCTGTCTATACCAGCTACAAACCACCGGAAAAATTGAAACCTTCACTCCCGGGACCTATGACATCGGCAGCCGACTGCTAATCCCTCAAAAACTCTATGGTCGCGAAGGGGAAGTAGCCACCCTGATGGAGGCCTTTGAACGAGTCAGTGTTGGAGCTACTGAGTTGATGCTGGTATCCGGTTACTCAGGGATTGGTAAAACCTCAGTAGTCAATGAAGTTCATAAACCAATTGTCAAAGCCCGAGGGTATTTTATTGGTGGTAAATTTGACCAGTTTAAGCGCAATAGTCCTTACGCTGCTCTGCTGGAGGCATTTCGGGGATTAATTCGGCAACTGTTGACAGAACCCGCTCAAACACTAGGGATTTGGAAAGAGAATTTAGTAAATGCTCTGGGTACCAATGGCAAGGTGATTATTGATGTCATTCCCGAAGTGGAACTGATTATCGGTAAACAGCCGGAAGTACCTCAACTCGGACCATCGGAATCCCAAAACCGATTTTTACGGGTGTTTCAACAATTCATCGGTGTCTTTGCCCAACCCCAACATCCCCTGGTGCTCTTCCTTGATGATTTACAGTGGGCAGATTTAGCCTCTTTAAGGTTGCTCCAGACCTTAATGACGAACTGCGATCGCAACTATTTATTAATCATAGGAGCTTATCGAGATAACGAAGTCAGTCCGACCCATCCCTTGATTCAAACCATTGAGAAAATTCAAGAAACTGACTCAGTCATAGATCAGATCACGATTGAGCCGTTACAGAAACAATACGTTCAGCAATTAGTAGCCGATACTCTCAATGACACCCAAGGAGAAAACCAGACCAAACCCCTAGCAGAGCTATTATTCCATAAAACCCAAGGCAATCCCTTCTTCTTGACCCAACTGCTCAAAACCCTGTACTCAGAAAATTTGCTGAGTTATGACGTCAGCAGTGGCAGCTGGCAGTGGGATATTGATGAAATTCAAGCCATTGGCATCACCGATTATAATGTGGTGGAACTGATTGCCAGAAGTATTGGCAAGCTACAACAAACGACCCAGCAGGTTTTAAAATTGGCAGCTTGTCTGGGCAATCAGTTTAACTTAGACATGCTAGCCATTGTCAATGAAGACTCAACCATTATCACTGCTGCTCAGCTCTGGGAGGCACTACAGATCGGTTTGATTCTGCCGTTGAGTGATACTTACAAAATTCCTCTGCTATTTGGACAGGAAGAATCCGCAGATTTTGGGCTTAGTGATGTCAAGGTTAACTACAAATTTTTACATGACCGGGTGCAGCAAGCCGCCTACTCTCTGATTCCCGAATCCGACAAACAAGCAACCCACCTAAAAATTGGCAAATTGTTGCTAAACCATACCACTCCAGAGGCACGGGAAGAGAATATTTTTGCCTTGGTTAACCAACTCAATTTTGGCACGGACTTACTCACCGCTCAGTGGGAAAAAGATGAGCTAGCTCAGCTCAATCTGACTGCGGGTCAGAAAGCCAAAGCCGCAGCAGCTTATGCCAGCGCTCTCAAGTATCTGAATGTAGGTCTAGGACTCCTAGCAGCAGATACCTGGGCTGACAACTATGACTTCACCCTCGCTTTCTATCTAGAAGTGGTGGAAGCGGAATACCTCAACAGCAATTTTGAGCAATCAAACCTCTTGGCTGGAGTTGCTCTGGCTCAAGCCAAAACTCAATTAGATCAAGTCAAGGTGTATGAACTAAAAATCCACTCTTATATTGCTCAAAACCAAATGCAAGTCGCTCTGGATACGGGGCTAGAGGTTCTGGAGATGCTCGGGATTCAACTGGAGCAAGACCCCCCCAAAGACCTGATTAGTGAGGATTTGGCTGACCTACCAGAAATGACTGACCTGACTAAACTAGGGGCTATGGGGATCTTAAAGTCTGTAGGAAACCCTGCTTTTATTGCTAATCCGGCATTGTATCCACTAATTATCTTTACACAAATCAATCTATGTATCAACCATGGGAATTCACATCTGTCCACGAACACCTATATTGCTTACGCCATAATCCTGTGTGAATTTATGGGAGATATCGATGGTGGCTATAAATTTGGTCAACTGTCTTTCATGCTGTTAGAGCAATTCCATGCTAAGGAGTTCAAATGCATAGTATTAGATGTTTTTAACGGTCATATCAGACACTGGAAAGAGCATCTCAAGGAAACCCTAAACCCCTTACTAGAGGCCTTTAACAGCGGTCTTGAAACCGGAAATCTAGAGTATGCCGGTTATGCTGCCCTCAACTACTGTAGCAACCTATTTTTTGTGGGAGATGATCTCGACGTTGCTGCTCAGAAGTATGGGCAGTATTTGGGGTGGCTGCAAAAAATGAAGCTGGACTATCATGTTATTTATGGTAAAATCGGCAAACAATTAACCTTAAATTTACTCGGCAGATCTGACGATACCTGTCAGTTAATTGGGGAAGGATTTAATGAATTAGAAATGCTTCCCATTTTAATAGAACAGAATAATGGAACGTCTCTGTTTTATCTATATCTTGCCAAATCCATTCTGTTTTATTGGTTTAAGGAACCCAAGCAAGCTGTTGCTCAGGCCAGGGCAGCAGAGCAATACGCACAATCTGTCGCTGGCTTGATTCTTGTTGCTGAGCACAATTTCTACTATTCTCTAGCGCTTTTGGCTCACTATCCCCATGTCGAGCAACAGGAGCAAGGTGAATACCTGACCCAAGTAGCAGCTAATCAGGAAACCATGAAAACCTGGGCATACCATGCTCCATCAAACTTCAAGCATAAGTACGAGCTAGTGGAGGCAGAGAAAGCACGAGTTTTAGGGCAACACTGGCAAGCCATGGAAATTTATGACCAAGGGATTGAAGGAGCAGCGGACCAGGAGTATATCCAGGAAGAAGCACTGGCCAATGAGCTAGCAGCAGAGTTTTATCTATCTTGTGGCAAACGAAAGATCGCCCAGGCTTACTTGACTGATGCCTACTATGGATACAGTCGCTGGGGAGCTGTGGCAAAAGTGAGAGACTTAGAATCAAGATACCCCCAACTCCTTAGCAAAATTACCGCCCAACCAACAACGACAGTTCCAGTAGATTCCATAACCAACTCAACGATAACACTAAGTTTAACAGCACTGGATTTATCTGACGTTATCAAGGCATCTCAAGCCCTTTCAGAAGAAATCATTTTCGATAAATTACTGGATAAATTGATGCAAATTCTCCTGACTAATGCTGGGGCTAAAAAGGGGTTTATCATTTTGTCAAAAGAGGGTAAATTTATTATAGAAGCGGCAGGTTCAGTGGTTAACGATGGAGTAACCTTACGGCAGTCAATCCCAGTAACCATTACTCAGCAGTTGCCCAGATCAGTGATTAATTATGTCGCTATTACTAAAGAAAATTTGATTTTAAATAATCTTGTCAATGACTCTACCTTTGCTGAGGATATATACATCATAAAGCATCAGCCAGAGTCAGCTGTGTGTTTGCCACTTCTCCGGAAAAACCATCTGATTGGTATGGTGTACTTAGAAAATAATATAATTTCTGGAAATTTTACCAATGAACACGTAGAAGTGTTAAACATTCTGTGTAGTCAAGCGGCAATTTCTTTGGAAAATGCTACTCTTTACCAGACTTTGCACGAAGTTCAAGTTAGGGAGCGACTGGAAAAACAGATTCGCAAATCTCTGGAAAGAGAAAAGGAACTCACTGAACTCAAATCTCGATTTATCTCTATGACTTCCCACGAGTTCCGCACCCCCTTAACCACTATTATGGGGGTTACTGAAATCTTCAAATATTACAGCCAGAATTGGAATGAGGATAAAAAACAAAGCTATCTAGATCGGATTCAAGCCAATGTCAAACATATGCTCCACATGTTGGATGACGTGTTGGTAGTCAATAAAGCCAACGCTGGAAAACTAAAATTTAACCCTGCACCATTAAATTTGCTTAAATTCTGCCGTGACTTAGTCGAAGAGATAGAACTAGGTCTTGACACCAAACAAACCATTTGTTTTTCTATTCAAGGTGAATGCCCAGAGGCTAGTTTCGATGAACAACTGCTCAGACACATCCTGAGAAATTTGCTCTCAAATGCTACTAAATATTCTCCCAATGACAGCACCATAAACTTTGACTTGATTTGTCAGGAAGAAGAGGTTATATTCAAGATTAAAGACCAGGGTATTGGTATTCCCGAAGAAGACCAAAAGCAACTGTTTGAGTCATTTCATCGATGCAATAATGTGGGCAATATTCCAGGAACTGGACTCGGTCTTGCAATTGTAAAACAGTCTGTGGAAGTACACGGTGGTCAAATTACAGTAAATAGCGAAGTTGGTATTGGCACAACCTTTACTGTCACAATTCCACTGTACTCACCTGCAGTACCAGAGCAAGTACAAACACCGAGAGCTCTTTGCCAGTTGGCAGTTGGCAGTTAA
- a CDS encoding response regulator, protein MSKILVIEDEEDIRTIVVEILRAENFDVIEAENGEIGVELAKNELPGLIICDIKMPKLDGYGVMIQLRENPSTQTIPLIFLTAKSMKSDLRMGMELGADDYLTKPFTRDELLGAVTTRLAKQMAVEQESQKKVDELRNNITHSLPHELRTPLNGILNLAQFLIEDYDTIERNEALEMLQEICVSGERLYRLTHNFLLYAELARIEQQPKQVRKLLNSGEQSFTRTIIQDLAIQISQKVNRKEDLQLELQEAVVKISQSKFTKIVEEIIDNALKFSELGNSIQIQSYFQDNYFNILVIDHGRGMTPTQIAKLGAYMQFDRQLYEQQGSGLGLIIAKLLTELHGGELNINSFPGKQTIVHVMLPGKLSI, encoded by the coding sequence ATGTCAAAGATTTTAGTTATTGAAGACGAGGAAGATATCCGTACCATTGTTGTGGAAATACTTCGGGCGGAAAATTTCGATGTTATTGAAGCAGAAAATGGTGAAATCGGTGTGGAATTGGCAAAAAATGAACTTCCTGGTTTGATTATTTGCGATATTAAAATGCCGAAACTAGATGGTTATGGTGTAATGATTCAGTTACGAGAAAATCCATCCACCCAGACAATTCCGTTGATTTTTCTTACGGCTAAATCTATGAAATCTGATCTGCGTATGGGGATGGAACTGGGCGCAGATGATTATCTGACCAAGCCATTTACTAGAGACGAATTATTAGGAGCAGTCACAACCCGCTTAGCCAAGCAGATGGCTGTTGAGCAAGAATCTCAGAAAAAGGTGGATGAATTGCGCAATAACATCACTCATTCACTACCTCATGAGTTGCGTACTCCTCTCAATGGTATTTTGAATCTTGCCCAATTCCTCATAGAAGATTATGATACCATAGAGCGGAATGAAGCTCTGGAAATGCTTCAGGAAATCTGTGTCTCTGGCGAACGTTTATATCGGCTCACCCATAATTTTTTACTCTATGCAGAACTAGCGCGAATCGAGCAACAACCTAAGCAAGTAAGGAAGCTGCTTAATTCTGGAGAGCAAAGTTTTACTAGAACAATTATCCAAGACCTTGCTATCCAAATATCTCAGAAGGTAAATCGGAAAGAGGATTTGCAGTTAGAACTGCAAGAAGCAGTTGTCAAGATTTCTCAATCAAAATTTACTAAAATTGTTGAAGAAATCATTGATAATGCCTTGAAGTTTTCCGAGCTTGGTAATTCGATTCAGATTCAGAGTTATTTTCAGGATAATTACTTTAATATTTTGGTTATCGATCACGGACGAGGCATGACACCAACTCAAATTGCTAAACTCGGAGCCTATATGCAATTTGATCGTCAACTCTACGAACAACAAGGCTCTGGATTAGGGTTGATCATTGCCAAACTGCTGACTGAATTACACGGTGGAGAATTAAACATAAACAGTTTCCCAGGAAAACAAACAATTGTCCATGTTATGCTTCCAGGGAAATTATCAATTTAA
- a CDS encoding sodium:solute symporter gives MHPVDYIIVTIYLICIVVFGVILQRKASEGIESYFLGNRNLPWWVLGASGMASNTDLAGTMVISALIYALGTKGFFIEIRGGVVLIMAIFMIFMGKWNRRAKVMTLAEWMHLRFGSGREGNTARIISAVANIIFAIGSMSYFSVGGGKFLGEFLGIDDRYASIFLILLALVYTAVSGFYGVVWTDVFQGILIFIAIIYICAIAFSTATIPDTFSVSIPGAEQLQTWNFTEWSSISPPITVDLPGDYAIFNLFGGVILFYLFKEIMVGFGGGGGYMIQRYFAAKSDREAGLLSLFWIILLSFRWPLVTAFAVLGIHYGTTKAVIADPELILPTVIAEYVPVGIKGLLIACFIAAAMSTFDSIINASAAYWVKDIYQAYINPQASSQQLIIQSRWASIIIVVVGLLFSFNITNINDIWGWLTLGLGAGLSIPLVLRWYWWRFNGYGFALGTVAGMVAAILTKAIVLPNLNYAQFQEYALFLIPSVCSLLGCIVGTFLTEPTDREVMDNFYRVTRPFGFWGVIRQNLPANSQAKIRNENRRDILSTLIGIPWQIVLFLMGIMLMMKRWDNFGIMLFLFIILSICLYFNWFRHLSKEVRLD, from the coding sequence ATGCATCCAGTTGATTACATCATTGTTACTATTTACCTGATTTGCATAGTTGTTTTTGGAGTTATTCTTCAACGGAAAGCATCTGAGGGTATAGAATCCTACTTTTTGGGAAATCGCAATCTGCCCTGGTGGGTTTTGGGGGCTTCTGGAATGGCCTCCAATACTGACTTGGCTGGCACGATGGTGATCAGCGCCTTAATTTATGCTCTGGGAACGAAGGGATTTTTCATCGAGATCCGGGGTGGCGTTGTCTTAATTATGGCTATTTTTATGATATTCATGGGCAAGTGGAACCGACGGGCAAAGGTGATGACTTTGGCGGAATGGATGCACTTGCGCTTCGGCTCAGGACGGGAAGGCAATACGGCTCGGATCATAAGTGCTGTTGCTAATATTATCTTTGCTATTGGCTCAATGAGTTACTTTTCGGTTGGGGGCGGCAAATTCTTGGGGGAATTTCTGGGTATTGATGACCGCTATGCTTCGATATTTTTGATTTTGCTCGCCCTGGTATACACGGCTGTTAGCGGTTTTTACGGCGTGGTATGGACGGATGTATTTCAAGGTATTTTGATTTTTATTGCGATTATCTATATTTGTGCGATCGCATTCTCTACGGCAACTATCCCGGATACCTTCTCGGTCTCGATTCCTGGGGCTGAGCAATTGCAAACTTGGAATTTCACGGAGTGGAGCAGCATCTCGCCCCCAATCACAGTTGATCTACCGGGAGACTATGCCATATTCAACTTGTTCGGTGGCGTGATTTTATTCTATCTGTTCAAAGAAATTATGGTAGGGTTTGGCGGCGGGGGTGGCTATATGATCCAACGCTATTTTGCCGCTAAAAGCGATCGCGAAGCCGGGTTACTGTCCTTATTTTGGATAATCTTGCTTTCTTTCCGTTGGCCCTTGGTTACAGCCTTTGCAGTATTGGGTATCCATTACGGAACCACTAAAGCAGTAATTGCTGACCCTGAACTTATCTTACCAACGGTGATCGCAGAATATGTGCCAGTGGGGATAAAAGGGTTGCTGATAGCTTGTTTTATTGCAGCAGCTATGTCTACCTTTGATTCAATAATCAATGCTAGTGCTGCTTACTGGGTTAAGGATATTTATCAAGCTTATATCAATCCCCAAGCCTCTAGCCAACAACTGATTATTCAAAGCCGCTGGGCATCAATTATAATTGTAGTGGTGGGATTGCTATTTAGTTTCAATATTACCAATATCAATGACATTTGGGGATGGCTAACCCTGGGACTAGGTGCTGGACTGTCTATTCCTTTGGTGTTGAGATGGTACTGGTGGCGCTTTAATGGCTATGGATTTGCCCTTGGGACGGTGGCGGGGATGGTAGCGGCTATTTTAACTAAGGCAATAGTACTACCCAATTTAAATTACGCTCAATTTCAGGAATATGCGCTGTTTCTCATTCCCAGCGTTTGCTCATTACTAGGATGTATCGTAGGGACATTTTTAACTGAGCCAACTGACCGGGAGGTGATGGATAATTTCTATAGAGTGACTCGACCGTTTGGGTTTTGGGGAGTAATCCGTCAAAACCTCCCAGCTAATAGTCAGGCAAAAATCAGGAACGAGAATCGGCGGGATATTCTATCTACATTGATCGGGATTCCTTGGCAGATAGTCTTGTTTTTAATGGGAATCATGTTGATGATGAAACGTTGGGATAATTTTGGAATTATGTTGTTTTTATTTATTATCCTATCTATTTGTTTGTACTTTAATTGGTTTAGACACCTGTCAAAAGAGGTGAGATTAGATTAA